A DNA window from Agarivorans sp. TSD2052 contains the following coding sequences:
- a CDS encoding DMT family transporter has translation MNYEWLALLAAALWAFTSLISVTPSRQLGAFAYSRWRMGLVSIMLLSAAVFNNQWQMISIEQAGLFALSGFVGVFVGDTALFACMNRLGPRRASLLFACHAAFSAFLGVWLFNEALFGWSLLGAACLFLSVVLAVSFGRKSEQHSWETISGTVSIAVALGLTAALCQSIGTVMLKPMMSNPELAQIDPVAGSALRMTSAFAAHWLLWLSGHKMARAQAPLSRPLFLMIASNGFLAMAVGMTLMLYALRYGDLSVVALLSSTSPVLVLPLLWIVTKQAPTRSAWLSASLCLLGSALLIFA, from the coding sequence TTGAACTATGAATGGTTAGCTCTATTAGCCGCAGCATTGTGGGCTTTTACTAGCTTAATTTCGGTGACACCAAGCCGCCAATTAGGCGCGTTCGCCTATAGTCGTTGGCGCATGGGACTGGTGAGCATCATGTTGCTTAGCGCGGCAGTTTTCAATAATCAGTGGCAAATGATTAGCATCGAGCAAGCTGGTTTATTCGCGCTGTCAGGCTTTGTGGGGGTATTTGTTGGCGATACCGCGTTATTCGCCTGCATGAATCGACTAGGGCCACGCCGCGCCAGTTTGTTATTTGCCTGCCATGCCGCTTTTTCGGCTTTTTTAGGCGTATGGTTATTTAACGAAGCGTTGTTTGGCTGGTCGCTACTCGGCGCAGCGTGTTTATTTTTGAGCGTAGTGCTGGCAGTCAGTTTTGGTCGCAAATCAGAGCAACACAGCTGGGAGACCATATCAGGCACGGTGAGTATTGCTGTCGCTCTAGGTTTAACCGCTGCGCTTTGTCAAAGCATCGGCACGGTCATGCTCAAACCCATGATGAGCAATCCTGAACTGGCACAAATTGACCCCGTTGCAGGCTCCGCTCTGCGTATGACCAGTGCGTTTGCTGCCCACTGGCTATTATGGCTCAGCGGTCACAAAATGGCGCGAGCGCAGGCCCCGCTAAGCAGGCCCTTGTTTTTAATGATAGCGAGCAATGGCTTTCTAGCGATGGCTGTCGGTATGACCTTAATGCTCTATGCTTTGCGCTATGGCGACTTATCTGTGGTAGCGCTATTGTCTTCTACCTCTCCGGTATTGGTGCTGCCGTTGCTTTGGATAGTGACTAAACAAGCCCCCACGCGTTCAGCATGGCTAAGTGCTAGCTTATGCCTTTTAGGGAGTGCCTTGCTAATATTTGCTTAG
- the hemB gene encoding porphobilinogen synthase has product MSVTRTFPATRMRRIRRHDFSRRLACENQLTVDDLIYPMFVIEGDNQTESVASMPGVYRFSIDLLLKEAEQLVSLGVPMIALFPVTPLEQKSLLAEQAYAADALAQRAVRALKQAFPELGIMTDVALDPFTTHGQDGIIDEQGYVQNDITTEILVKQALSHAAAGADVVAPSDMMDGRIAAIREALEEAGFHNTLIMAYSAKYASSYYGPFRDAVGSSANLKGGNKKTYQMDPANGQEALHEVALDIEEGADMVMVKPGMPYLDVVRQVKDTFAVPTFAYQVSGEYAMHKAAIQNGWLAERPVVLESLLAFKRAGADGILSYFAKDVAQWLSEDK; this is encoded by the coding sequence GTGAGCGTAACAAGAACTTTCCCCGCTACCCGCATGCGTCGTATTCGCCGCCATGACTTTTCGCGCCGTTTAGCCTGTGAAAATCAGCTTACAGTGGATGACCTCATTTATCCTATGTTCGTTATTGAGGGCGACAATCAGACTGAAAGCGTGGCTTCTATGCCTGGGGTATATCGTTTTAGTATTGATTTGCTACTGAAAGAGGCAGAGCAATTAGTGTCTTTAGGGGTGCCAATGATTGCCCTGTTTCCGGTGACGCCGCTCGAGCAAAAATCACTATTAGCTGAACAAGCTTATGCTGCTGATGCCCTTGCACAACGGGCCGTTCGAGCCCTTAAACAGGCTTTTCCTGAGCTGGGTATAATGACTGACGTCGCTTTAGATCCCTTTACCACCCACGGTCAAGACGGCATTATTGATGAGCAAGGTTATGTGCAAAACGACATCACCACTGAAATTTTAGTCAAGCAAGCCTTGTCCCACGCAGCAGCTGGAGCCGATGTGGTTGCTCCATCTGACATGATGGATGGGCGAATTGCTGCAATTCGTGAAGCGCTTGAAGAGGCGGGTTTTCACAACACCTTGATTATGGCTTATTCGGCTAAGTATGCTTCTAGCTATTACGGCCCATTTCGCGATGCCGTGGGAAGCTCTGCTAACCTAAAAGGTGGCAATAAGAAAACCTATCAGATGGACCCTGCTAATGGTCAAGAAGCCTTACATGAAGTGGCCTTAGATATTGAAGAAGGGGCTGACATGGTGATGGTTAAGCCTGGTATGCCTTATTTGGATGTGGTGCGCCAAGTGAAAGATACCTTTGCCGTGCCCACCTTTGCTTATCAAGTGAGCGGAGAGTATGCGATGCATAAAGCGGCAATACAAAATGGCTGGTTAGCTGAGCGCCCCGTTGTATTAGAATCATTGTTGGCCTTTAAACGTGCTGGCGCCGATGGGATTTTGAGCTACTTCGCTAAAGATGTCGCGCAGTGGTTAAGCGAAGATAAGTAG
- the rhlB gene encoding ATP-dependent RNA helicase RhlB, with translation MSKAHLTELRFAELGLQDKVLEALEQHGYHNCTPIQAQSLPILTTGKDIAGQAQTGTGKTLAFLVATFNHLLITEVPETRQQNQPRALILAPTRELAIQIHNDARLLAKATGLKLGLVYGGEGYASQRATLDEGVDILIGTTGRMIDYFKQGAFSLNSVQALVLDEADRMFDLGFIKDIRYLMRRMPEPKLRLNMLFSATLSFKVKELAFEHMNEPEHVIVEPEQMTGVRIKEELFYPSNEDKMALLQTLVEEDWPERAIIFANTKHRCEDIWGHLSADKHRVGLLTGDIPQRKRVQILEQFTEGKLDILVATDVAARGLHIPSVTHVFNYDLPDDAEDYVHRIGRTGRAGLSGHAISLACEEYVFNLPAIEEYIKHTVPVSQYDSEALISDLPRAQRIHRAKNMNNRNGSKGHSRSNSKHSHQRRPRQH, from the coding sequence ATGAGCAAAGCACATTTAACTGAACTACGATTCGCCGAATTAGGACTGCAAGATAAGGTATTAGAAGCCTTAGAGCAGCACGGCTATCACAATTGCACCCCGATCCAAGCGCAAAGCCTTCCCATCTTAACCACAGGTAAAGATATTGCAGGCCAAGCCCAGACCGGTACGGGGAAAACATTAGCCTTTTTAGTTGCCACGTTTAATCACCTGCTAATCACAGAAGTGCCCGAAACGCGCCAACAAAACCAACCAAGAGCGTTAATTCTCGCCCCGACTCGCGAACTGGCGATTCAAATTCATAACGATGCCCGCCTGCTAGCTAAAGCTACCGGCTTAAAGCTGGGTTTAGTTTATGGGGGAGAAGGTTACGCTAGCCAACGCGCCACTTTAGATGAAGGTGTTGATATTCTAATCGGAACAACCGGCAGAATGATTGACTACTTTAAGCAGGGCGCATTCAGCCTAAACAGTGTGCAAGCGCTGGTATTGGATGAAGCTGATCGAATGTTCGATTTAGGCTTTATTAAAGATATCCGCTATTTAATGCGTCGCATGCCAGAACCAAAACTACGTTTGAACATGCTGTTTTCCGCGACCTTATCTTTCAAAGTTAAAGAGCTCGCGTTTGAACACATGAACGAGCCTGAACATGTCATTGTTGAACCAGAACAAATGACGGGTGTTCGCATTAAAGAAGAACTTTTTTATCCTTCTAACGAAGATAAAATGGCCTTATTGCAAACCTTGGTTGAAGAAGATTGGCCAGAACGCGCCATCATTTTCGCTAATACCAAACATCGCTGTGAAGATATTTGGGGCCACTTAAGTGCCGACAAACATCGTGTAGGCCTTCTCACTGGTGATATTCCTCAGCGTAAACGCGTACAAATTCTAGAGCAATTTACAGAAGGTAAGTTAGATATTCTAGTCGCTACTGACGTAGCCGCTCGCGGCTTGCATATTCCTTCGGTAACGCATGTATTTAATTACGATTTACCCGACGATGCTGAAGATTATGTACACCGTATTGGTCGTACTGGACGCGCAGGCCTAAGCGGTCATGCCATTAGTCTTGCTTGTGAAGAGTATGTATTTAATTTGCCAGCCATTGAAGAATACATCAAACATACGGTGCCCGTTAGTCAATACGATAGTGAAGCATTGATCAGTGACTTACCCCGTGCCCAACGTATTCATAGAGCTAAAAATATGAATAACCGTAATGGCAGCAAAGGGCATAGTCGCAGTAATAGTAAACATTCGCATCAACGCCGCCCTAGGCAGCATTAA
- the trxA gene encoding thioredoxin TrxA, with translation MSDKLVQLSDDSFEADVLNASTPVLVDFWAEWCGPCKMIAPILDEVADEYAGKVTVGKLNIDQNAGTPPKFGIRGIPTLLLFKDGKVAATKVGALSKAQLTAFLDENL, from the coding sequence ATGAGCGACAAATTGGTTCAGCTGAGCGACGACAGTTTCGAGGCAGACGTACTAAATGCAAGCACACCTGTACTGGTTGACTTCTGGGCTGAGTGGTGTGGACCGTGTAAAATGATTGCACCGATCCTAGATGAAGTTGCTGACGAATATGCCGGTAAAGTCACAGTGGGCAAATTGAATATTGACCAAAATGCGGGCACACCGCCAAAATTCGGTATTCGAGGCATCCCAACTTTGTTGTTATTTAAAGATGGCAAAGTAGCGGCGACCAAGGTTGGCGCCTTGTCTAAAGCGCAGTTGACCGCGTTTTTGGACGAAAACCTGTAA
- a CDS encoding GGDEF domain-containing protein — translation MLNNILNIGTRKGQRHAVRMTNLFIVIGLPLLILNVFVQALEFNITATEFWLINGIVILAYCATLLLNWLNQNELARAWMITVFVLDITLASTRWFGIESLIFFHLVILYPVAFLLWQNKPSIRNALLALISVAFFAVFYWPSEPMYPSNIEQRHSSMALVFINCAILLSLVAKLFSVDTQRAHNHLAKQARIDPLTNILNRRELERQLEQACSSVASMAVMLFDIDKFKAINDQHGHHAGDEALKHVVATIQEVLPEELMFARFGGDEFCILWPNCKRPQAQYLALQLVQHVASKPWQHQQHRHRQRMTISMGLAFDTQSQHLSKLLIEADHAMYAAKGKGRNTFVAAWIKPKHSVPA, via the coding sequence TTGCTCAATAACATTCTCAACATTGGTACCCGTAAAGGACAGCGCCACGCCGTTCGCATGACCAATCTTTTCATTGTTATTGGCCTGCCTTTGTTGATCCTCAACGTTTTCGTACAAGCGCTCGAATTCAACATTACAGCCACTGAATTTTGGCTGATTAACGGCATAGTCATACTCGCTTACTGCGCCACTCTTTTGCTGAATTGGCTAAATCAAAATGAATTAGCACGCGCCTGGATGATCACGGTATTTGTTCTGGATATTACCCTCGCCTCAACCCGCTGGTTTGGCATTGAATCTCTTATATTCTTCCATCTGGTAATATTGTATCCGGTTGCCTTCTTACTTTGGCAAAACAAACCGTCCATTCGCAATGCTTTACTCGCCTTGATTAGCGTGGCCTTTTTTGCGGTATTTTACTGGCCAAGTGAGCCTATGTATCCCAGTAACATCGAGCAAAGGCATAGCTCAATGGCTTTGGTGTTTATCAATTGCGCCATTTTACTGAGTCTGGTTGCAAAACTGTTTTCTGTCGATACACAACGGGCACACAACCATCTGGCAAAACAAGCACGAATTGACCCTTTGACTAACATTTTGAATCGCCGAGAGCTAGAACGACAACTTGAGCAAGCATGTAGTTCTGTAGCGAGCATGGCCGTAATGTTGTTTGATATTGACAAGTTCAAAGCCATTAACGACCAACATGGCCACCATGCAGGCGACGAGGCACTAAAACACGTAGTGGCCACTATTCAAGAGGTGTTGCCCGAAGAGCTGATGTTCGCCCGCTTTGGGGGAGATGAGTTCTGTATTTTGTGGCCTAATTGCAAGCGGCCACAAGCACAGTATTTAGCGTTACAACTGGTTCAGCATGTCGCGAGTAAACCCTGGCAGCATCAGCAGCACCGGCACCGGCAGCGAATGACCATCAGTATGGGGCTCGCCTTTGACACACAGAGCCAACACCTTTCAAAATTGCTCATTGAGGCTGACCACGCCATGTACGCAGCCAAAGGTAAAGGGCGTAATACTTTTGTGGCAGCTTGGATTAAGCCTAAACACTCTGTACCCGCCTAG
- a CDS encoding type 2 periplasmic-binding domain-containing protein — MRCIVGLLFLVSQSLYAATVELHLPVYSDDSHIYYHELLEQALLDAGHQPQIILSSNLPQKRAESMLRNGQLSLVWLLATEERNQDPAFTPIKIGLTNGLIGHRLLLVPKSDVDSYRFVSNLDDFKALDKTGGFGKNWFDVAVWQHNQLATVEVDGEWRRLYKMVANKKRGIDYFSRGFTEIINESLQHPYLAIEPYLLLNYQRDFQFYVSSKDPTLAPILEQALEKAVDSGLMDKMIEEFWREDFDLLNYRKRVVIPLATPK, encoded by the coding sequence ATGCGATGTATTGTTGGCTTACTATTCTTGGTCTCTCAGTCCTTATACGCAGCAACGGTTGAATTGCATTTACCGGTTTACTCCGATGACTCACACATTTATTACCACGAGCTGCTAGAGCAAGCGCTATTGGACGCGGGTCATCAGCCGCAGATTATCTTGTCGTCTAATTTGCCGCAAAAGAGAGCGGAATCAATGTTGCGCAATGGACAATTGAGCTTGGTGTGGCTGTTGGCCACCGAGGAGCGAAATCAAGATCCAGCCTTCACCCCAATTAAAATTGGTTTGACCAACGGCCTAATTGGCCATCGTCTGTTACTCGTGCCGAAGTCGGATGTAGATAGCTATCGCTTTGTGTCTAACTTAGATGATTTTAAAGCGCTAGATAAAACCGGCGGCTTTGGTAAAAATTGGTTCGATGTTGCGGTGTGGCAGCACAACCAGTTAGCAACAGTCGAAGTTGACGGCGAGTGGCGCCGTTTATACAAAATGGTGGCGAATAAAAAGCGTGGCATTGATTATTTTTCACGTGGCTTTACTGAAATCATTAATGAGTCTCTGCAGCATCCTTACTTAGCGATTGAGCCCTACTTGTTGTTAAATTATCAGCGAGATTTTCAGTTTTATGTGAGTAGTAAAGACCCTACATTAGCCCCCATATTAGAACAAGCATTAGAAAAAGCGGTTGATAGTGGCTTAATGGACAAAATGATTGAAGAATTTTGGCGAGAAGATTTTGATTTGCTGAATTATCGTAAGCGGGTGGTGATACCTTTAGCTACACCGAAGTAG
- the purK gene encoding 5-(carboxyamino)imidazole ribonucleotide synthase — MNKIWILGAGQLGAMLKHAAQPLNIEVRPVETDETDTFAIASNDIITVEREHWPVTAATEQLTQHPSFLNGPALAQLADRASQKKLLDSLGLATAPWVDVKQKHSAEQLFAELGERVLLKQRSGGYDGKGQHWLKQQGSAEQRAIPQEWLDHCIAEQAINFDEEVSLIGMRHANGDTAFYPLAINQHHEGILLATVSPVASKTPLQGQAETMLGKLMDALDYVGVMTMECFQVGDKLLINEIAPRVHNSGHWTQAGSSLSQFEAHIRAVADLPLVQPLVKTQSVMLNLIGVEYNQQWLSVPGIEVFWYGKEVRPGRKVGHINISIADRQQLLTSLAQLEPLMTPVYADAIAWLINHLD; from the coding sequence ATGAACAAAATTTGGATCTTAGGTGCAGGTCAATTAGGCGCCATGCTTAAACATGCCGCTCAACCACTGAATATCGAGGTTCGTCCAGTGGAAACTGACGAAACCGACACCTTTGCTATCGCCAGCAACGACATCATTACGGTTGAGCGTGAGCACTGGCCCGTTACAGCAGCCACCGAGCAACTCACTCAGCACCCAAGTTTTCTCAATGGGCCTGCACTGGCGCAGTTAGCCGACCGTGCCAGTCAAAAGAAGCTCCTTGACTCTTTAGGTTTAGCCACCGCGCCGTGGGTTGATGTGAAACAAAAACACAGCGCCGAGCAACTGTTTGCCGAGCTCGGCGAGCGGGTATTGTTAAAACAGCGCTCTGGCGGCTACGACGGAAAAGGCCAACATTGGCTTAAGCAACAAGGTAGTGCCGAGCAACGCGCGATACCGCAAGAATGGTTAGACCATTGTATTGCCGAGCAAGCGATTAACTTTGACGAAGAAGTTTCGTTAATTGGCATGCGCCATGCTAATGGTGATACTGCTTTTTACCCTCTGGCTATTAATCAGCACCATGAAGGTATTTTGCTCGCTACCGTGTCACCTGTTGCTAGCAAAACGCCGCTGCAAGGCCAAGCAGAAACGATGCTTGGCAAGCTAATGGACGCGCTCGACTATGTCGGGGTGATGACCATGGAGTGCTTCCAGGTAGGTGATAAGCTATTAATAAACGAAATCGCGCCACGCGTTCACAATAGCGGACATTGGACTCAAGCGGGATCTAGCTTAAGTCAGTTTGAAGCGCATATTCGCGCCGTAGCAGACTTGCCCTTGGTTCAGCCCCTAGTGAAAACCCAAAGTGTAATGCTCAATCTGATTGGTGTTGAATATAATCAGCAATGGTTAAGCGTGCCGGGTATCGAAGTTTTTTGGTATGGCAAAGAGGTTCGCCCTGGTCGAAAAGTCGGTCATATCAACATTAGTATTGCCGACCGCCAGCAATTACTCACCAGCCTAGCGCAATTAGAACCGCTAATGACGCCTGTATATGCTGACGCGATAGCATGGCTAATTAATCACTTAGATTAA
- the purE gene encoding 5-(carboxyamino)imidazole ribonucleotide mutase, producing the protein MPQPQVAIIMGSKSDWPTMENAAEVLEQLGVEFEVEVVSAHRTPDKLMEFSANAADRGIKVIIGGAGGAAHLPGMVASKTRLPVLGVPVQSKALNGMDSLLSIAQMPKGVAVGTLAIGTAGAYNAGLFAAQILATTNPQLAERIEAFRSAQTESVLAHPDPRVAE; encoded by the coding sequence ATGCCACAACCACAAGTTGCCATCATCATGGGGTCAAAAAGCGATTGGCCAACCATGGAAAACGCCGCCGAAGTATTAGAACAATTAGGCGTAGAATTTGAGGTTGAAGTAGTTAGCGCTCACCGCACTCCCGACAAACTTATGGAATTCTCGGCCAACGCGGCTGACCGTGGTATCAAAGTGATTATTGGTGGTGCAGGCGGTGCAGCCCATTTACCAGGCATGGTTGCGTCGAAAACCCGTTTACCGGTATTAGGTGTTCCGGTTCAAAGCAAAGCCTTAAATGGCATGGACAGCTTACTGTCAATTGCCCAGATGCCTAAAGGCGTAGCAGTTGGCACCTTAGCCATTGGCACTGCGGGTGCTTATAATGCTGGCTTGTTTGCCGCGCAAATCTTGGCAACAACTAACCCACAACTAGCAGAGCGTATTGAAGCATTCCGCAGTGCGCAAACTGAATCGGTGTTAGCCCACCCAGATCCACGTGTAGCCGAGTAA
- the gppA gene encoding guanosine-5'-triphosphate,3'-diphosphate diphosphatase produces the protein MSKASPLYAAIDLGSNSFHMLIVRELSGSVQTIAKVKRKVRLAAGLDADDKLDQAAMVRGWQCLSLFAEQLQDIPDAQIKIVATATLRRATNAEEFLLQAEKILNHKIHIISGETEAKIIYRGVAHTSSGSGKRLVIDIGGASTELVVGEQSETLLLNSLDMGCVTWLKRFFQDQLSEANFVQAIAAAKQVIDPVLSDYRRLGWQSSLGASGTIQALLEIVTAQGLDERITYPKLKAIQQQVIDCGSVEKLEIQGLGDERKPVFASGLAIILALFESLQIESLTLAGGALREGLVYSLLSQKETSSVRARTAESFVKRHRIDNEHAERVAHCALNMAQQTSPSLSNRGLSLLKWAAMFHEVGLNIEFKKAPQHAAYIIDHSDLPGFTSAQKHFISSLLLNQRGEWQTGLLAQQNALENAEAIVLARLLRIAIIVCMRRTQGSVPKITLLQTQDNWQLCFPPTWNQQHPLRAAELQHEAKVQTEAGYPLGIIEALC, from the coding sequence GTGTCAAAAGCTTCGCCCCTATATGCAGCCATTGATTTAGGTTCCAACAGCTTCCACATGTTAATCGTGCGGGAGCTGAGTGGCAGTGTGCAAACTATCGCTAAAGTGAAACGCAAAGTTCGCTTAGCGGCTGGTTTAGATGCGGACGATAAATTGGACCAAGCCGCGATGGTTCGCGGCTGGCAATGTCTCAGCTTATTTGCTGAACAGCTCCAAGACATTCCAGACGCCCAAATAAAAATAGTGGCTACAGCAACCCTGCGCCGAGCAACTAACGCCGAAGAGTTTTTGCTACAAGCAGAAAAAATCCTCAATCACAAAATCCATATCATTAGCGGTGAGACTGAAGCCAAAATTATTTATCGAGGGGTCGCGCATACCAGTAGTGGCAGCGGAAAACGTCTAGTGATAGATATTGGCGGCGCCAGCACCGAGCTCGTCGTAGGCGAACAAAGCGAAACCTTATTGCTAAATAGCTTAGATATGGGCTGCGTCACTTGGTTAAAGCGCTTTTTTCAAGATCAGCTCAGCGAGGCAAACTTTGTACAAGCCATTGCCGCAGCCAAGCAAGTGATAGATCCTGTGCTAAGTGATTATCGGCGCCTTGGCTGGCAATCTAGCTTAGGTGCGTCAGGCACCATTCAAGCACTACTAGAAATAGTGACCGCACAAGGCCTCGATGAACGCATCACTTACCCCAAGCTAAAAGCGATTCAGCAACAAGTCATCGATTGTGGCAGCGTGGAAAAACTCGAGATTCAGGGCTTGGGCGATGAGCGAAAACCAGTATTCGCTTCTGGTTTAGCCATTATTTTAGCTTTATTTGAAAGCTTGCAGATAGAAAGCTTAACATTAGCCGGAGGCGCTTTACGCGAAGGCTTGGTTTACAGCTTATTGAGCCAAAAAGAAACCAGTAGCGTTCGAGCTCGTACCGCTGAAAGCTTCGTAAAGCGTCACCGCATAGATAATGAACATGCAGAGCGAGTGGCCCATTGCGCCCTCAATATGGCCCAACAAACTAGCCCAAGTTTAAGTAATCGCGGTTTAAGTTTGCTGAAGTGGGCAGCGATGTTCCATGAAGTGGGTTTGAACATCGAGTTTAAAAAAGCACCTCAACATGCAGCTTATATTATTGACCATTCTGATTTACCAGGCTTTACCAGCGCTCAAAAACACTTTATATCAAGCTTATTATTGAATCAGCGTGGTGAGTGGCAAACCGGGCTTTTAGCTCAACAAAATGCCTTGGAAAACGCCGAAGCCATCGTATTAGCCAGATTACTGCGCATCGCTATCATTGTATGTATGCGACGAACTCAAGGTAGCGTACCTAAAATCACTTTGCTACAAACACAAGATAACTGGCAACTTTGCTTCCCGCCGACTTGGAACCAGCAACATCCGTTACGTGCAGCCGAATTGCAACACGAAGCAAAAGTTCAAACAGAAGCGGGCTACCCGTTGGGTATTATTGAAGCCTTATGTTAA
- the rho gene encoding transcription termination factor Rho: protein MNLTELKNTPVHELITLGESMGLENLARLRKQDIIFSILKAHAKSGEAIFGHGVLEILQDGFGFLRSADCSYLAGPDDIYVSPSQIRRFNLRTGDTVEGKIRPPKEGERYFALLKIGQVNHDKPENSRNKILFENLTPLHATKRMRMERGNGSTEDITARVLDLASPIGKGQRGLIVAPPKAGKTMLLQNIAQNVAFNHPECELIVLLIDERPEEVTEMQRLVRGEVIASTFDEPASRHVQVAEMVIEKAKRLVEHKKDVIILLDSITRLARAYNTVIPSSGKVLTGGVDANALHRPKRFFGAARNVEEGGSLTIIATALVDTGSKMDEVIYEEFKGTGNMELHLSRKIAEKRVYPAIDINRSGTRREELLTSADELQKMWILRKIVHPMDETSAMEFLIDKLSMSKTNDDFFDAMKAQKK, encoded by the coding sequence ATGAATTTAACTGAGCTAAAAAATACCCCGGTCCATGAATTGATTACCCTAGGTGAATCAATGGGCTTAGAAAATCTGGCACGTTTGCGCAAGCAAGATATTATCTTTTCGATCTTAAAAGCTCACGCGAAAAGCGGCGAAGCGATTTTTGGTCATGGTGTACTGGAAATTTTGCAGGATGGTTTTGGCTTCTTACGTAGCGCCGACTGTTCTTACTTAGCTGGTCCTGATGATATTTATGTTTCGCCTAGCCAAATCCGTCGATTTAACTTACGTACCGGTGATACGGTAGAAGGTAAAATTCGCCCACCTAAAGAAGGCGAGCGTTACTTTGCTTTATTAAAAATCGGTCAAGTTAACCACGACAAACCAGAAAACTCGCGTAATAAAATCTTATTTGAAAACCTCACTCCACTGCATGCAACCAAGCGTATGCGTATGGAGCGTGGTAATGGTTCTACCGAAGATATTACCGCTCGTGTTTTAGATTTAGCCTCTCCGATTGGTAAAGGCCAACGTGGTTTGATTGTTGCTCCGCCAAAAGCGGGTAAAACCATGTTGCTACAAAACATTGCGCAAAACGTGGCATTTAATCACCCAGAGTGTGAGCTTATTGTATTGCTGATCGATGAGCGCCCTGAAGAAGTGACTGAAATGCAGCGTTTGGTTCGCGGCGAAGTGATTGCTTCGACCTTTGATGAGCCCGCTAGCCGTCACGTTCAAGTGGCAGAAATGGTAATTGAAAAAGCTAAACGTCTAGTTGAACACAAGAAAGACGTTATCATCTTACTTGATTCTATTACTCGTTTGGCGCGCGCTTACAACACCGTTATTCCTTCTTCAGGCAAGGTATTAACCGGTGGTGTAGACGCTAACGCTTTACACCGTCCAAAGCGTTTCTTTGGTGCGGCCCGTAACGTAGAAGAAGGTGGTAGTTTAACCATTATTGCTACCGCGTTGGTAGATACCGGTTCAAAAATGGACGAAGTTATCTACGAAGAGTTTAAAGGTACCGGTAACATGGAACTGCACTTGAGCCGTAAGATTGCAGAAAAACGTGTTTACCCAGCTATCGACATTAATCGCTCTGGTACTCGTCGCGAAGAGTTGCTTACTAGTGCCGATGAACTGCAGAAAATGTGGATATTGCGGAAGATTGTTCATCCAATGGATGAAACCAGCGCGATGGAATTCCTAATTGATAAACTCTCTATGAGTAAGACCAATGATGATTTTTTTGATGCGATGAAAGCGCAGAAGAAATAA